A window from Parambassis ranga chromosome 13, fParRan2.1, whole genome shotgun sequence encodes these proteins:
- the arap1 gene encoding arf-GAP with Rho-GAP domain, ANK repeat and PH domain-containing protein 1 isoform X2 — protein MSQSDSCTDVWDWLCMLRLEQYSNAFQSAGLASLRQCRNLTPDQLEEMGITLPGHQRRILASLSKTHGSHDTHSHFEQSERSEEMGQAEILWRERPVPTPVEEKPEKKQGESPRPIPREREKPVPKERQAYRPQENTKEEDEKKPVPGQKQTEPGREKAEESNGGLDGDRGKPVPKERTKFRSSAPADCNYSSLGSPSSDTSLPPVPPRSMPNCPPQRFTSSMSSLPPAQTPASPKLDSHAVIAPTVQPRSVSSSSTPVPTYAPVRSPNLSSTQTRPQTLAIQLPAQHLEVDIGRKSSPISPTASPINERNAPPLPPKVGTGPKGPPPVPQRILTQTAKTQSPSPTKTSTDETQRDVTSLKEPTPHIPPRVRTPQTHEHTQQSAPPDTQPALPARRVPPPPCPYTSGSVEDNSDDYEDSFLVYSSVHPVNTSDREMSLQVPRLSKGWRTSLYSDDELLDDDDQEEGSSNLKGSVYLPSRDRLASASKEDSTQLSAVIKMGWLDKNPPQGALYYQRRWVKLDVDYLRYFDNDKEVYSKGIISTAFITNVTSVGELKFDVVTNNRTFIFRAESEAERNDWITVLQDCVRGRNWRSTMNPGSPLAPDYQGYLELRGLRSKLYTVVTSDKVFLYKNIDDYRIGVGITSIEMNVGNVKDTDRRSFDLTTPYRIFSFIAETEQLKEQWVDAMQNAIGEALSNSEVAERIWAEPSNSLCADCGAPKPEWAAINLCVVVCKRCAGEHRGLGPSISKVRSLKMDKKVWTEELIQVFLLLGNERANSFWAANVPPSEALTPSSCSEERRRFITNKYRQGKYRKYHPLYGHQRELNNACLKGTENFQALCINAQCSDVLETLSLIFCGADVNCATGVAGCPTPLSLANAHSQPLQAELINHNLNTELPREIEVSMDPVPYLPQPCVSHNGFLFKTASMARAITERKTKEEFSRRWCTLNDGTFSYYESDRNSNPNGALKATEIVCLAVDPPEKHGYDYTFELYSEAERLYLFGTDDPDGHKDWVKSIAKSFIPATADSLLKLGFERIGRLKCKDGLNLQTSKVGWFALAGSTLYVYLEDSKGEEIHLRKLNELSTQQDNEVLVLVEKGRTLYIEGERKLDFAGWCAAIQAAAGSGGDTLSQQQLTETDIPVIVHSCIGYITQCGLTSEGIYRKSGVNSRVAALCERYRRDARSLRLKEGEHQVDDVSNTLKRFFRELEEGLFTSEDSRAWLSAAGIQDQSVKISQYQLLLNRLPHVNKATLQALINHLYCVQRFSELNQMNLHNLAIVFGPTLFQTDGKDYSAGLVIEDLIQHYTLIFEVDEQQLKKQLEEIKVIIKVREKLNTKFPSTEPGGHFICTVYLEEKTETAEQHVKIPGSMTAAELTLEVLDRRNIRVKEKDYWSCWEICDKEEMERPLHYQERVLPILHSFGTDSHLLIKKHMAMEAINVYLANKVDASKSGMMKFREERSILGLGLSSGSFHDRYFILNFTSLRMYKEVRSNRPERDWPVKNLTVYLGIKKKLRPPTCWGLTLVYESKKQEKPERQQWYLCCDTQSEMREWYATFLSIQYDGDVWPQDGLPQSRVSRVLPDARHGNVSLIPLRGSENEMRNSVAAFSQDQLALFRDVR, from the exons ATGTCTCAGTCCGATTCCTGTACAGATGTGTGGGACTGGCTATGCATGCTTCGACTGGAGCAGTATTCTAATGCATTTCAGAGTGCCGGGTTGGCATCGTTGCGACAGTGTCGCAACCTCACACCAGATCAGCTGGAAGAGATGGGCATCACCCTGCCAGGACACCAGAGACGCATCCTGGCTAGCCTGAGCAAAACACATGGTAGTCATGATACACACTCTCACTTTGAACAATCTGAGAGATCAGAGGAAATGGGTCAAGCTGAAATATTGTGGAGAGAGAGGCCTGTGCCAACACCAGTAGAAGAAAAACCTGAGAAAAAGCAAGGGGAGTCACCGAGACCAATAcctagggagagagagaaaccagTCCCTAAGGAGAGACAAGCATACAGACCTCAAGAGAACACtaaagaagaagatgagaagAAGCCAGTTcctggacaaaaacaaacagagcctGGAAGAGAAAAAGCTGAAGAGAGTAACGGAGGACTGGATGGAGACAGAGGAAAGCCAGTGCCTAAAGAGAGGACGAAGTTTCGCTCAAGTGCTCCAGCTGACTGTAACTATAGCTCCCTCGGCTCTCCATCCTCTGACACCTCTTTACCCCCAGTCCCCCCACGGAGCATGCCCAACTGCCCTCCACAGCGTTTCACCTCTTCTAtgtcctctcttcctccagctcAGACCCCTGCCTCCCCTAAACTAGACAGCCATGCAGTCATAGCACCTACTGTACAGCCCAGGTCTGTGTCCTCGAGTTCCACCCCAGTCCCCACATATGCACCGGTCCGCTCACCCAACCTCTCCTCCACCCAAACTAGGCCTCAGACATTAGCCATTCAGCTGCCTGCACAACATCTGGAAGTAGATATAGGTAGAAAATCTTCACCAATCTCCCCCACCGCCTCCCCTATCAATGAGAGAAAtgctccacctctccctcccaAGGTAGGGACAGGACCCAAAGGCCCTCCACCAGTCCCACAGCGGATTCTAACACAGACTGCCAAAACTCAGAG CCCATCTCCCACCAAGACCAGCACGGATGAGACGCAGAGAGACGTGACTTCGCTGAAAGaaccaactccacacatcccaCCTCGAGTTAGGACTCCTCAAACgcacgaacacacacaacagtcagCTCCACCTGACACACAGCCAGCTCTGCCTGCTAGAAGGGTCCCCCCACCTCCCTGTCCGTACA CATCTGGATCAGTGGAGGATAATTCTGATGACTATGAGGATTCCTTCTTGGTTTACTCCAGTGTTCATCCAGTGAACACATCGGACAGG GAAATGTCCCTGCAAGTACCCAGGCTGTCAAAGGGGTGGCGCACTTCTTTATACAGTGACGATGAGCTACTGGATGATGATGA TCAGGAAGAGGGCTCCAGCAACCTCAAAGGCAGTGTGTACCTACCAAGCCGTGACAGACTGGCTTCAGCCTCTAAAGAAGACagcacacagctctctgctgttaTCAAGATGGGTTGGCTGGACAAGAATCCACCACAGGG AGCTCTATATTATCAGCGACGATGGGTAAAGCTAGATGTTGACTATCTGAGGTACTTTGACAATGACAAG GAGGTGTAttccaaagggatcatatcaaCAGCGTTCATCACTAATGTGACCAGTGTGGGAGAGCTGAAATTTGACGTTGTCACAAACAACAGAACCTTTATCTTCAGGGCTGAAAGTGAAG CTGAAAGAAATGACTGGATAACTGTACTGCAGGACTGCGTCAGGGGGCGCAATTGGCGCAGCACCATGAATCCTGGGTCACCTTTGGCCCCAGATTATCAGGGCTATCTGGAACTCAGGGGGTTACGCTCCAAACTGTATACTGTTGTCACCTCAGATAAAGTCTTCCTCTACAAAAATATAGAT GACTATCGTATCGGAGTGGGTATCACATCCATCGAGATGAATGTAGGAAATGTGAAAGACACAGATCGGCGTAGTTTTGATCTCACCACACCTTACAGAATATTCAG TTTCATAGCTGAGACAGAGCAGCTGAAAGAGCAATGGGTGGATGCCATGCAGAATGCCATAGGTGAGGCCTTGTCCAATAGCGAAGTGGCCGAACGGATCTGGGCGGAGCCTAGCAATAGTCTCTGTGCCGATTGTGGGGCTCCCAAACCAGAGTGGGCTGCCATCAACCTGTGTGTGGTGGTCTGCAAAAGATGTGCAG GAGAGCACAGGGGACTGGGTCCTAGCATCTCAAAGGTTCGGAGTTTGAAGATGGACAAGAAAGTATGGACAGAGGAGCTTATTCAG GTGTTCCTGTTGCTTGGCAATGAGCGGGCGAACAGTTTCTGGGCAGCTAATGTCCCACCAAGTGAAGCTTTAACACCCTCTAGCTGCAGTGAAGAAAGACGGCGCTTCATCACCAACAAATACCGCCAGGGCAAATACAGGAAATACCACCCTCTGTATGGACACCAGAGAGAGCTCAATAAT GCCTGTTTGAAAGGAACTGAGAACTTCCAG gCTCTGTGTATAAATGCGCAGTGTAGTGATGTGCTGGAGACGTTAAGTCTGATTTTCTGCGGTGCAGATGTGAATTGTGCAACTGGCGTGGCAGGTTGtcccacccctctctctctggccAATGCACACTCGCAACCCTTACAGGCGGAGCTGATTAATCATAACCTCAATACAG AACTGCCACGGGAAATAGAAGTGAGCATGGACCCGGTACCTTACCTCCCACAACCTTGTGTGTCTCATAATGGCTTCCTGTTCAAAACTGCATCCATGGCACGAGCTATCACGGAGCGCAAGACCAAagagg AGTTCAGTCGCCGCTGGTGCACACTAAATGATGGCACCTTCAGCTACTATGAAAGTGACAGAAACTCGAACCCTAATGGAGCACTAAAGGCTACAGAGATAGTGTGTTTGGCTGTTGACCCACCTGAGAAACATGG ATATGACTATACCTTTGAACTCTACTCAGAGGCTGAGCGTCTCTACTTGTTTGGCACTGATGACCCAGACGGGCATAAGGATTGGGTCAAGTCTATTGCCAAG AGCTTTATCCCAGCCACTGCAGATTCTTTACTGAAATTGGGTTTTGAGCGGATTGGTCGCCTGAAGTGTAAAGATGGCCTGAACCTGCAAACATCCAAGGTTGGGTGGTTTGCTCTGGCCGGCTCCACGCTTTACGTTTACCTTGAGGACAGCAAGGGAGAGGAGATCCACCTCCGCAAACTGAATGAACTCT CAACCCAACAAGACAATGAAGTCCTGGTTCTGGTGGAGAAAGGCAG AACTCTGTacatagagggagagaggaaactGGATTTTGCTGGCTGGTGTGCAGCAATCCAGGCGGCAGCAGGGAGTGGAGGAGACACTctgagccagcagcagctcacagagacagacatacctGTCATAGTACACAGCTGCATCGGCTACATCACACAGTGCG GCTTGACGTCAGAGGGAATTTATCGGAAGAGTGGTGTGAACTCCCGTGTGGCAGCCCTGTGCGAGAGATATCGCCGTGATGCTCGCAGTCTTCGTTTAAAGGAAGGAGAGCATCAGGTGGATGATGTCTCCAACACACTCAAACGCTTCTTCAGGGAGTTAGAAGAGGGACTGTTCACATCAGAGGACTCCAGGGCCTGGCTCAGTGCTGCTG GCATTCAAGATCAAAGTGTGAAAATCTCCCAGTATCAGCTCCTCTTGAACAGACTGCCTCATGTCAACAAGGCTACACTACAAGCCCTTATCAACCACCTCTACTG CGTGCAAAGATTTTCTGAGCTAAACCAGATGAACCTCCATAACCTGGCTATAGTGTTTGGCCCCACACTGTTCCAGACTGACGGGAAGGACTACAGTGCTGGACTAGTTATTGAGGACCTTATACAGCACTACACCCTCATCTTCGAG GTGGATGAGCAGCAGCTAAAGAAGCAACTAGAAGAGATCAAAGTAATCATCAAAGTGCGAGAAAAACTTAATACAAAGTTTCCT AGTACTGAACCCGGAGGCCACTTCATCTGTACAGTGTACCTGGaggaaaagacagagacagcagaacaacatgtcAAG ATTCCAGGTTctatgacagcagcagagctcacATTAGAGGTTTTGGACAGACGTAACATCCGAGTTAAAGAGAAAGACTACTGGAGCTGCTGGGAGATCTGCGACAAGGAAGAAATGG AACGCCCATTGCACTATCAGGAGCGAGTCCTACCCATCCTCCACTCTTTTGGTACTGACTCCCATCTGCTCATCAAAAAACACATGGCAATGGAGGCAATAAATGTCTATCTGG CAAATAAAGTGGATGCATCTAAAAGTGGGATGATGAAATTCAGAGAAGAGCGAAGCATCTTGGGATTGGGTCTGTCCTCCGGAAGCTTCCATGACCGTTATTTCATCCTCAATTTTACCTCTCTCAGAATGTACAAGGAAGTCAGA AGTAACCGTCCAGAACGTGATTGGCCAGTAAAAAACCTTACAGTTTACTTAGGAATCAAGAAGAAACTCCGTCCTCCCACATG CTGGGGTCTGACACTGGTCTATGAGAGCAAGAAGCAAGAAAAGCCTGAGAGACAGCAGTG gtacCTCTGCTGTGACACTCAGTCAGAAATGAGGGAGTGGTATGCTACCTTTTTAAGTATCCAG TATGACGGTGATGTGTGGCCTCAGGACGGACTCCCACAGTCCCGGGTGAGCCGCGTGCTGCCAGATGCGCGTCATGGTAACGTGTCACTGATACCACTGCGCGGCAGTGAGAATGAGATGCGGAACAGCGTAGCAGCTTTCAGCCAAGACCAGCTTGCT CTCTTTAGAGATGTTCGATAA
- the arap1 gene encoding arf-GAP with Rho-GAP domain, ANK repeat and PH domain-containing protein 1 isoform X6: protein MSQSDSCTDVWDWLCMLRLEQYSNAFQSAGLASLRQCRNLTPDQLEEMGITLPGHQRRILASLSKTHGSHDTHSHFEQSERSEEMGQAEILWRERPVPTPVEEKPEKKQGESPRPIPREREKPVPKERQAYRPQENTKEEDEKKPVPGQKQTEPGREKAEESNGGLDGDRGKPVPKERTKFRSSAPADCNYSSLGSPSSDTSLPPVPPRSMPNCPPQRFTSSMSSLPPAQTPASPKLDSHAVIAPTVQPRSVSSSSTPVPTYAPVRSPNLSSTQTRPQTLAIQLPAQHLEVDIGRKSSPISPTASPINERNAPPLPPKVGTGPKGPPPVPQRILTQTAKTQSPSPTKTSTDETQRDVTSLKEPTPHIPPRVRTPQTHEHTQQSAPPDTQPALPARRVPPPPCPYTSGSVEDNSDDYEDSFLVYSSVHPVNTSDREMSLQVPRLSKGWRTSLYSDDELLDDDDQEEGSSNLKGSVYLPSRDRLASASKEDSTQLSAVIKMGWLDKNPPQGALYYQRRWVKLDVDYLRYFDNDKEVYSKGIISTAFITNVTSVGELKFDVVTNNRTFIFRAESEAERNDWITVLQDCVRGRNWRSTMNPGSPLAPDYQGYLELRGLRSKLYTVVTSDKVFLYKNIDDYRIGVGITSIEMNVGNVKDTDRRSFDLTTPYRIFSFIAETEQLKEQWVDAMQNAIGEALSNSEVAERIWAEPSNSLCADCGAPKPEWAAINLCVVVCKRCAGEHRGLGPSISKVRSLKMDKKVWTEELIQVFLLLGNERANSFWAANVPPSEALTPSSCSEERRRFITNKYRQGKYRKYHPLYGHQRELNNACLKGTENFQALCINAQCSDVLETLSLIFCGADVNCATGVAGCPTPLSLANAHSQPLQAELINHNLNTELPREIEVSMDPVPYLPQPCVSHNGFLFKTASMARAITERKTKEEFSRRWCTLNDGTFSYYESDRNSNPNGALKATEIVCLAVDPPEKHGYDYTFELYSEAERLYLFGTDDPDGHKDWVKSIAKSFIPATADSLLKLGFERIGRLKCKDGLNLQTSKVGWFALAGSTLYVYLEDSKGEEIHLRKLNELSTQQDNEVLVLVEKGRTLYIEGERKLDFAGWCAAIQAAAGSGGDTLSQQQLTETDIPVIVHSCIGYITQCGLTSEGIYRKSGVNSRVAALCERYRRDARSLRLKEGEHQVDDVSNTLKRFFRELEEGLFTSEDSRAWLSAAGIQDQSVKISQYQLLLNRLPHVNKATLQALINHLYCVQRFSELNQMNLHNLAIVFGPTLFQTDGKDYSAGLVIEDLIQHYTLIFEVDEQQLKKQLEEIKVIIKVREKLNTKFPSTEPGGHFICTVYLEEKTETAEQHVKIPGSMTAAELTLEVLDRRNIRVKEKDYWSCWEICDKEEMERPLHYQERVLPILHSFGTDSHLLIKKHMAMEAINVYLANKVDASKSGMMKFREERSILGLGLSSGSFHDRYFILNFTSLRMYKEVRSNRPERDWPVKNLTVYLGIKKKLRPPTCWGLTLVYESKKQEKPERQQWYLCCDTQSEMREWYATFLSIQYDGDVWPQDGLPQSRLFRDVR from the exons ATGTCTCAGTCCGATTCCTGTACAGATGTGTGGGACTGGCTATGCATGCTTCGACTGGAGCAGTATTCTAATGCATTTCAGAGTGCCGGGTTGGCATCGTTGCGACAGTGTCGCAACCTCACACCAGATCAGCTGGAAGAGATGGGCATCACCCTGCCAGGACACCAGAGACGCATCCTGGCTAGCCTGAGCAAAACACATGGTAGTCATGATACACACTCTCACTTTGAACAATCTGAGAGATCAGAGGAAATGGGTCAAGCTGAAATATTGTGGAGAGAGAGGCCTGTGCCAACACCAGTAGAAGAAAAACCTGAGAAAAAGCAAGGGGAGTCACCGAGACCAATAcctagggagagagagaaaccagTCCCTAAGGAGAGACAAGCATACAGACCTCAAGAGAACACtaaagaagaagatgagaagAAGCCAGTTcctggacaaaaacaaacagagcctGGAAGAGAAAAAGCTGAAGAGAGTAACGGAGGACTGGATGGAGACAGAGGAAAGCCAGTGCCTAAAGAGAGGACGAAGTTTCGCTCAAGTGCTCCAGCTGACTGTAACTATAGCTCCCTCGGCTCTCCATCCTCTGACACCTCTTTACCCCCAGTCCCCCCACGGAGCATGCCCAACTGCCCTCCACAGCGTTTCACCTCTTCTAtgtcctctcttcctccagctcAGACCCCTGCCTCCCCTAAACTAGACAGCCATGCAGTCATAGCACCTACTGTACAGCCCAGGTCTGTGTCCTCGAGTTCCACCCCAGTCCCCACATATGCACCGGTCCGCTCACCCAACCTCTCCTCCACCCAAACTAGGCCTCAGACATTAGCCATTCAGCTGCCTGCACAACATCTGGAAGTAGATATAGGTAGAAAATCTTCACCAATCTCCCCCACCGCCTCCCCTATCAATGAGAGAAAtgctccacctctccctcccaAGGTAGGGACAGGACCCAAAGGCCCTCCACCAGTCCCACAGCGGATTCTAACACAGACTGCCAAAACTCAGAG CCCATCTCCCACCAAGACCAGCACGGATGAGACGCAGAGAGACGTGACTTCGCTGAAAGaaccaactccacacatcccaCCTCGAGTTAGGACTCCTCAAACgcacgaacacacacaacagtcagCTCCACCTGACACACAGCCAGCTCTGCCTGCTAGAAGGGTCCCCCCACCTCCCTGTCCGTACA CATCTGGATCAGTGGAGGATAATTCTGATGACTATGAGGATTCCTTCTTGGTTTACTCCAGTGTTCATCCAGTGAACACATCGGACAGG GAAATGTCCCTGCAAGTACCCAGGCTGTCAAAGGGGTGGCGCACTTCTTTATACAGTGACGATGAGCTACTGGATGATGATGA TCAGGAAGAGGGCTCCAGCAACCTCAAAGGCAGTGTGTACCTACCAAGCCGTGACAGACTGGCTTCAGCCTCTAAAGAAGACagcacacagctctctgctgttaTCAAGATGGGTTGGCTGGACAAGAATCCACCACAGGG AGCTCTATATTATCAGCGACGATGGGTAAAGCTAGATGTTGACTATCTGAGGTACTTTGACAATGACAAG GAGGTGTAttccaaagggatcatatcaaCAGCGTTCATCACTAATGTGACCAGTGTGGGAGAGCTGAAATTTGACGTTGTCACAAACAACAGAACCTTTATCTTCAGGGCTGAAAGTGAAG CTGAAAGAAATGACTGGATAACTGTACTGCAGGACTGCGTCAGGGGGCGCAATTGGCGCAGCACCATGAATCCTGGGTCACCTTTGGCCCCAGATTATCAGGGCTATCTGGAACTCAGGGGGTTACGCTCCAAACTGTATACTGTTGTCACCTCAGATAAAGTCTTCCTCTACAAAAATATAGAT GACTATCGTATCGGAGTGGGTATCACATCCATCGAGATGAATGTAGGAAATGTGAAAGACACAGATCGGCGTAGTTTTGATCTCACCACACCTTACAGAATATTCAG TTTCATAGCTGAGACAGAGCAGCTGAAAGAGCAATGGGTGGATGCCATGCAGAATGCCATAGGTGAGGCCTTGTCCAATAGCGAAGTGGCCGAACGGATCTGGGCGGAGCCTAGCAATAGTCTCTGTGCCGATTGTGGGGCTCCCAAACCAGAGTGGGCTGCCATCAACCTGTGTGTGGTGGTCTGCAAAAGATGTGCAG GAGAGCACAGGGGACTGGGTCCTAGCATCTCAAAGGTTCGGAGTTTGAAGATGGACAAGAAAGTATGGACAGAGGAGCTTATTCAG GTGTTCCTGTTGCTTGGCAATGAGCGGGCGAACAGTTTCTGGGCAGCTAATGTCCCACCAAGTGAAGCTTTAACACCCTCTAGCTGCAGTGAAGAAAGACGGCGCTTCATCACCAACAAATACCGCCAGGGCAAATACAGGAAATACCACCCTCTGTATGGACACCAGAGAGAGCTCAATAAT GCCTGTTTGAAAGGAACTGAGAACTTCCAG gCTCTGTGTATAAATGCGCAGTGTAGTGATGTGCTGGAGACGTTAAGTCTGATTTTCTGCGGTGCAGATGTGAATTGTGCAACTGGCGTGGCAGGTTGtcccacccctctctctctggccAATGCACACTCGCAACCCTTACAGGCGGAGCTGATTAATCATAACCTCAATACAG AACTGCCACGGGAAATAGAAGTGAGCATGGACCCGGTACCTTACCTCCCACAACCTTGTGTGTCTCATAATGGCTTCCTGTTCAAAACTGCATCCATGGCACGAGCTATCACGGAGCGCAAGACCAAagagg AGTTCAGTCGCCGCTGGTGCACACTAAATGATGGCACCTTCAGCTACTATGAAAGTGACAGAAACTCGAACCCTAATGGAGCACTAAAGGCTACAGAGATAGTGTGTTTGGCTGTTGACCCACCTGAGAAACATGG ATATGACTATACCTTTGAACTCTACTCAGAGGCTGAGCGTCTCTACTTGTTTGGCACTGATGACCCAGACGGGCATAAGGATTGGGTCAAGTCTATTGCCAAG AGCTTTATCCCAGCCACTGCAGATTCTTTACTGAAATTGGGTTTTGAGCGGATTGGTCGCCTGAAGTGTAAAGATGGCCTGAACCTGCAAACATCCAAGGTTGGGTGGTTTGCTCTGGCCGGCTCCACGCTTTACGTTTACCTTGAGGACAGCAAGGGAGAGGAGATCCACCTCCGCAAACTGAATGAACTCT CAACCCAACAAGACAATGAAGTCCTGGTTCTGGTGGAGAAAGGCAG AACTCTGTacatagagggagagaggaaactGGATTTTGCTGGCTGGTGTGCAGCAATCCAGGCGGCAGCAGGGAGTGGAGGAGACACTctgagccagcagcagctcacagagacagacatacctGTCATAGTACACAGCTGCATCGGCTACATCACACAGTGCG GCTTGACGTCAGAGGGAATTTATCGGAAGAGTGGTGTGAACTCCCGTGTGGCAGCCCTGTGCGAGAGATATCGCCGTGATGCTCGCAGTCTTCGTTTAAAGGAAGGAGAGCATCAGGTGGATGATGTCTCCAACACACTCAAACGCTTCTTCAGGGAGTTAGAAGAGGGACTGTTCACATCAGAGGACTCCAGGGCCTGGCTCAGTGCTGCTG GCATTCAAGATCAAAGTGTGAAAATCTCCCAGTATCAGCTCCTCTTGAACAGACTGCCTCATGTCAACAAGGCTACACTACAAGCCCTTATCAACCACCTCTACTG CGTGCAAAGATTTTCTGAGCTAAACCAGATGAACCTCCATAACCTGGCTATAGTGTTTGGCCCCACACTGTTCCAGACTGACGGGAAGGACTACAGTGCTGGACTAGTTATTGAGGACCTTATACAGCACTACACCCTCATCTTCGAG GTGGATGAGCAGCAGCTAAAGAAGCAACTAGAAGAGATCAAAGTAATCATCAAAGTGCGAGAAAAACTTAATACAAAGTTTCCT AGTACTGAACCCGGAGGCCACTTCATCTGTACAGTGTACCTGGaggaaaagacagagacagcagaacaacatgtcAAG ATTCCAGGTTctatgacagcagcagagctcacATTAGAGGTTTTGGACAGACGTAACATCCGAGTTAAAGAGAAAGACTACTGGAGCTGCTGGGAGATCTGCGACAAGGAAGAAATGG AACGCCCATTGCACTATCAGGAGCGAGTCCTACCCATCCTCCACTCTTTTGGTACTGACTCCCATCTGCTCATCAAAAAACACATGGCAATGGAGGCAATAAATGTCTATCTGG CAAATAAAGTGGATGCATCTAAAAGTGGGATGATGAAATTCAGAGAAGAGCGAAGCATCTTGGGATTGGGTCTGTCCTCCGGAAGCTTCCATGACCGTTATTTCATCCTCAATTTTACCTCTCTCAGAATGTACAAGGAAGTCAGA AGTAACCGTCCAGAACGTGATTGGCCAGTAAAAAACCTTACAGTTTACTTAGGAATCAAGAAGAAACTCCGTCCTCCCACATG CTGGGGTCTGACACTGGTCTATGAGAGCAAGAAGCAAGAAAAGCCTGAGAGACAGCAGTG gtacCTCTGCTGTGACACTCAGTCAGAAATGAGGGAGTGGTATGCTACCTTTTTAAGTATCCAG TATGACGGTGATGTGTGGCCTCAGGACGGACTCCCACAGTCCCGG CTCTTTAGAGATGTTCGATAA